The genomic stretch TGTATCATGCTCCCCTTGTATTGCAGAGCTATACTATTCGCTCTCCCCGGACCTTGAGAGACAAGCCCCATCACTGCGCTCTTGAGGTCCTCGCTCTCCGTGTACTTTGCAAAGTCCTGGAGATCTGTCTGGTATGCCTTGCGTGTAGTCTCACTCCGTCTGGATAAGAACGCATTGAGTAGCTCATCAATCCTCCCTTGAGGATATTCTAAAACTTCACCGCGTCTTATGCTTATCAGTTCATCTCTCATCCTTATCACCCTCCCTGTTAGTATTATCATGGCACTATGATAGCACTATCAAGGCACTTGTCAAGAAGATATTTTAATGGATAGTAGATGTGCTTCTTGGGTAAGGGGATCCATTGGGATCCTCCTTCTTTTACCTAGACTCGATAAACTTCCTCAAATTATCGTTAGAGACTAGATATTTACGCCCTAGCTTATGGACTTTTAGCTTTTTGCCTTGAATCCAGGAGTAGATAGTTTTCTTGTGGGTTCCCAGCATCTTTACCAATTCCGGGATATCATAGTAGGTAATGTCTTCAAGTACTATTTTCATATATGCCGAGCATTTCTAACAGCTTAGATTCTCATTCGTTATTAGATATAGGATAAGTATACTCCTGCCCTTCGCTATCTAGAATATATATCATTGCATTATATTTCTCTGCACTTAAACATGTAAAATCATACTGCTGATCAACAAATTCCAAGAATACGATACTTCTTGATATTGTTTGATTTCTATCGAGATATGGATGATCTTCAATAAATGGTTTAGTTATCCAATTTTTATATCCAGGAACCTCGACATTCTGGGGATACATTTTAGCTGCAACCGACTGATCATCTTTGTCGCGCTTTAACCATATAGATTTTATACTTACTGGATATGTTCTAGATCCATTTGTAATCACAAAATTTAAAAACATCCATGCGATTGTAGGCTGCGAGAATGTTTTAGGTCCCCTAGCTCTAATCGGCAAGCCAAAGGATATACTAAGTTTCGGATTATGAATTTCATTTAATTGTTTTTCTATGTCCTCTTTCTTATTCTCTAAATCGTGATATGCCTTACAAACCGTGTATAGAAGCAAGATAAATCCTATGGAGATAGAGAGTGCTGGAGGCATTTCTAAAGGTCTCCAAAAAACAGATAAAAAGATAAAACAAAATGCGACAATAAAAAGTATCTTGGTTGGATACTTTTCATAGATAGCAGACAAAAGATGCCATGCAGATTTAAGTAATTGCATGTGCCCATATTACCATAATAATAATTCATCTTTTATCACCATTACTTGAGATAGATATACTTATAAAAGCCCCAATATTTTTAGGACGCAGCCACATAGTGTCTTTTAAAGTGATTCCATACGGCAGGATGAGATCCTTTCATCCCTACCTGCCTCATCCGGGAGAGTACACCTTTTAAGCATCTCTCCCTGCGGTAAATGTCCTCGATTATCGCCCGGTGGGGGCTTCCGCAGATAATACATTTACCTCTCCCTCCTTTACTCGGAGCTTGCTTCCGTAGTTCCCGGGCATAGGCCAGGAGCGGGTTATCTTTTAAGGCCTGCGCCCACCGTTGCGGGGCCTGGAGTTGTGCCTGTACCGCCGCATTGATCGGAATTGTGACCACCGGCGTGAAAGTTCCTGATGTCACCGGTTTGCAGATGTACCTAAAACTTGGCACGCGGCTTGCTGTAAATGGCCTGCAATTGCATTCTACACGTCCTTGTGAACGCACTATGATCGCTTTCGGCCCAAGATGTCCCTCCGGTGACTAAAGTAGCCAAGAAGAAGACGAAGAAAAGGGATCTTTCAATCCGGTGGAAGAAGATAAGTTTCAAAGTGGTGGTGACACGGAATCGGCCTCTGCTGCCGCTCTGGGTCTTAATCACCATGTATATCCCTGCGGCAAGTTGATCGCGCTCTAAAAGCTCATTAAAAGGCATAATCCCCGGTGGCTCTGGAAGGCCCCCGCATCACCGTGAGATGGTGCGGGGGGTTCTTTTCTCAACCGGGGAGACACCCTCTCCGTACCCTCTCCGCTTCCACTCCGCTTATGCTCATGACTAATACATTCGCGTGAGTCAAGGATGATTTTCCCCTTTCTCCAAACCCGATGAGCTCGCAATAATAATCTATGTACCAGTTGCCGTTCTTCTTGAAGATTGCCGTGACTAAACCCTCCCCTTATTTCCCCTTCATCCAGCTCGTCCCTAATGTCATGCATGAGACTCGTCATGCCTGCCTCGGGTACTACGTAGTGCTCCATGCGATTGCCAGGCCATCTATTTCCTAATTCGCACTTCCTTCAATTCTCTCTCTGATTATCGGAATCCCCGTGGAACAATTCTGGATGACCAAACGCCCCTTCTGCGGTTAGCTCAGCACTACTGGGTTGCTCATAGCCTCCCGCTTTTTTCGCTCCATGCGTTTGTAGAAAGAGGTATACGATATACCGATGATGATGCAGAACGGGCTGAGATAGAAATAGAAACGATTTGATAGGGCAACCGGATAGTAGAGTCGGAAGACAGAGGAAGCAGTCGGAATGAGAAGCAGCGTCCCCCAGAAAATGGCGATGAACCGGCAGCTGCGAATCAGACCTTCATCGTACCATTGTTCTTGCGGCAGGTCGGCTCGTGCATATTGCAGCGTGAACGGTTTGCCGATCAGCACCGTGAACCAGATAACGCCGGCCAGAAAGCCATTTGCGATAATCCCCATGTGTTCAGCCAGCCAGATCCACCTGAAGCCGTAGAGTGCCATTGCGCAGAAAAGGAAATACACAAGACTGGCCCACTGCAAAATGAAGCCCTTGCGTAGCGTCTTCCAGGTAACAAGAACGGATACAGCAAGGCATATCACAACGGCTTTCCGCAACGAATCCCAGCCATCGGTTGGCAGAAGTAGAAACAGAACCCAGGGTAAAAATCCGAGAATGAATTTCGCAATATCCAATAATTCACAAATCATTTCTGATTTCATAGTTTTTACCTGAAGTCCACCAGCCAATTTTATCTTCATTCTGCGATTAAATATCTTTTACTATCGGATGGTGTTTGTGGGCTTGCCTGTATACTGCTGTATTTTTTCAAATAGCCCTGCCGGAGGCGAAAAAGTGAGTATATTTTTCGTGAGTATTTTTTCCAAAAAATTAAGCTCGCTTAGTTCCAGAATATCAGTTCGAGCCGTTTGATAAGAAATGCTATGCGTATTCATATGAGATTTAAATCGATATATGGCATCTGGATGTTTAAGAGCGTGCTGTAATAAGGAATATTGCCGATAGTTTAGATTAGGAATACTTCTAATGAGACTTGTTAATTTGCGAATTTCTTTTTGCCTTCTGGCCAAATAATTCGATACCTCGACAATCGACAATCGAATCGCTCTCAGATTATACATAATGAAATAAGTAAGATCTGATTCATCTTGTTCCGAATAGAGAAAAGATTTCTTGTATTGAGAGGGATCCCGGAGAATAGTTTTTGAAATAGCCAAGTATTGAACTAGCCAATAGTTTCTAGATAGCAAATACCAATAGAATACAGCTCGTGCAGCTCTGCCATTTCCATCTATAAAAGGATGCTCGTAGGCTAACCAAAAATGAAGTACTATGGCCTTAATCACCGGATGGATAAATTCTTGTTCTGCATCACAATTGGCATAATCGCAAAGCGCTTGGATTCGATCCTTTAACAAGTGAGCTGGTGGCGGAGTGAACAATACTTCACCAGTACTCTCATCAATAACTTCTACGGGTTCGGTATCTCTACGAAACCGTCCGCTGGCATTACTGTCATCGAGAGTATTCTCTGTAATTAAAGTATGAATCTGCTGGAGCAGATCAATGCTCAATTTATTTTTGGAAAGTTCTTGCACTTTGCATATCGTTTTATAATTATTAATAATCATTTGTTCCGCTTTGTCACGCGGTTTTCGCCCCGATTTCAGCATTTCCTTAGCAATTCTTCTTGTTGTTGCAGCCCCTTCAAGCTGGCTTGAAGCTATTGCTTCTTCCATTAATGAACTTACTATGTAAGTACCTTTTGAAGCTGAATCAATCCCTGGCTCATCAATAAGAAGCTGGCCACTGGCATCCCGATCGATTAGATGGAGATATTTCAAAGCTTCCTCAGGTTGCCAATATGTAAAGTATTTCCCGTTTAAATCTTGTACAGGTAAGGATTTAATCGCTGATCGACGAGCAATCTTCAAAAGAATCCAGGCTTGTTCAGGAGTAACACCTGCCGGCATCGGCCAATATTTAAATCTATCCCAATAGGCATATTCTTTATTTGCTTTATTGACAAGGCTCTGTAACTCGGGCAATCTATATAACTTAATAAAACTGTCCAAGTTAGATACGATTCCCTTAAGAATGTCCAGAGAGGGTGCTTTTTCTAATAATTTCATTTAGCAATCACCATTTTATTAGCTGAAGGTAATGGGTCAGTTTTGCAGGGGTAACGGTAAATGATGTTCGCCACGGATTTTCACGGATAACCACACGGATGGCCGCAGATGAAGCTTTCTTTTGATCTGTGAATATCCGTCATAATCCGTGTTCATCCGTGGCCCCCCTCCACATAGTTGTGTTACAGTCAATATAATATCTACTAATTCGTGACAAATTAGTAGATATTATATTGATCACTATGCACATTTCCTCATTCTGCATCTTTTCTCCATCCAACCCCCTAGATCACCCCCGCCCACTGGAGTCACTGGGCTTGGGCTAGACCTATCCTTTCAAAGCTTGCAGTTATTATGAGAAGAACTATTATTGATAAATTCCAATAGACTTGTAAAAAGAGGCGTTGTTCGTCCAACATTCTCAAGGCGTCCCCGGAGGGTAGCGCTAACAGTCATGATTTACCTCCCTTCCTAGTACCTTTTGTCCATCCCACCCCCCTGATTGAAGCACCCTTGCGCATCCGTGTGCGCATCAGTGAGAGTGATTATCCCTTGCCGTGCATACTACTGGCTAGGCTCCTGCCCTTCTGGGTCCTCTTGGTCTGGGATACGCCCTTCGTTCTGTTTCGCCAGGGAGCTCGTCTGCCCCGGATCATCAGCTCATCCTTCCCCCACAAACCGCCCTACCATTCCCTCATTATTTGTTTACGATAATGCTCCTTTTGTTTAGCATCACTCAGCGTCCGCTTCTGCATCCCGGCTATCCAGTCCTCAGAGAGCTCTGCGGCCAGGGCGCGGTAATCCTCTGCGCCGTGTCCTCCAGCCCCACCGTCACCATTCCACGCCGGAACGGTGATGTCAACCGCGAAAGCGGAACTGAAACGGCCAACCGGCGTTGGCTCCAGTGTTAGGCGGCATCCACATACGAAATACTAAAAAGAGAATAGCCATAGAACAACAAACCAGCCGACAGCCACTCCCACAAGAGAAGTAAACAGTGCTCGAAACGATTGTCCATAACGTACAGTAAAGAACATCTCCCATGCGGCTATAATAAGAAGAACTGCCACGCCTAGAGGCAGCCCCAAAATATGGAAAAGAAGCGCGGCTGCTAAAACAGCACCAAAACCACTGAACACGTCCAGACAAGCATGGGCAATAAGGTCTCCTACAGCCATCTTTGCCTTCTCAGTGAAAAGCCATGCAATGACTCCGGCTTGGGCTTGGGCGGCGTCGAGTGGCGTCTCTGTGCCCCGACGGGACAGCCCTATAATCAGGGAAATTGGCATGGTGAGAATCCAGCCAAATAGAGAGCCAGCTAAAATCGGAATGCCACTTACGACAAGTGCATATGCGATAAATGTTTTCATGGTGCAAGAGCGCCGTGCCGCCTAACTTGTCATTCTCCACAAATCTCCGTTTGCCGGGGCACCCGAGTCCCCTGCGTCCTCGACGTGGCCCCCGCGGTGAACCGTGAGCCGCCTCCCCCGGTTATCCACTCGCCTGTTTTTCCCCTGTTTATCAGAGTGCTACAAACCTCAGAGCCCCGCCGCCACCGCTTCGGCTACCTGGCCGTCATGAACTTCTCTTACTGCCCTACCGTCACCGTCTTCTTATCCATCATGATGACGTATAGAGTACTAGGCGTGAGATCGGATAATCTCTTTATGGGCGGCTTCTTGCCCGCCTCTATAACAGCCGTGTAGAAGGTGATCGGCTTCCCCTTCATGGATAACGGGATCCTGGCAGCCGGGCGAACTGTCTTGAAATACGGTGCATCGAATTTGGGCACGTTCTTGTAGAGCGGCTTGATTCCCTTCTTGATCTTCCCGTTCAGATAGATCGTATAGACCCCGGCGGGAGTCTCTGCGAGGAGATAGAAGTCAAATGGCCTGGTGATATTCGCATTCAATGTGATGCTGAGGGTGAAGGGCTGGCCTGTCGTCAGCGGCCCCGGATTAATAACTATTGGCGGTATCGGCGTCGGTGTCTCTGTCGGTGTGGGCGTAGGGGTATCAGTAGGCCGCTGCTTGATGCAGTAGAGACCATAATCATTAGAGCCGATATACACCCTCCCGTCACTCCCCAGCGCGGGAGAAGTATATTGTATCGGATTTGCGGTCTGATAACTCCCGCTGAGCGTTCCATTCGAGTTAAGCACATAGAGATTCTTATCATCCGAGCCGACATACACTCTCCCGTCGCTCCCCAGTGCGGGTGAGGAGGTCACCTTATCACCAGCCCCATAACTCCAGCTGAGCTTGCCGTTCGAACTAAAGGCGTAGAGATTATAATCATTAGAGCCGACATACACCCTCCCGTCACTCCCCAGTGCGGGAGAGGAAGACACATCAAAATCGTCTCGATTGTTCCGATAGCTCCACTTCAGCACGCCATTCGAGTTAAATGCATAGAGACGCTCATCCCAGGAGCCGACATATACCCTCCCGTCACTCCCCAGCGCGGGCCCAGAAGACCACATTGCATCGGAGGTCAGATAGCTCCAGTTACACGCGCCG from Candidatus Auribacterota bacterium encodes the following:
- a CDS encoding Fic family protein, whose translation is MKLLEKAPSLDILKGIVSNLDSFIKLYRLPELQSLVNKANKEYAYWDRFKYWPMPAGVTPEQAWILLKIARRSAIKSLPVQDLNGKYFTYWQPEEALKYLHLIDRDASGQLLIDEPGIDSASKGTYIVSSLMEEAIASSQLEGAATTRRIAKEMLKSGRKPRDKAEQMIINNYKTICKVQELSKNKLSIDLLQQIHTLITENTLDDSNASGRFRRDTEPVEVIDESTGEVLFTPPPAHLLKDRIQALCDYANCDAEQEFIHPVIKAIVLHFWLAYEHPFIDGNGRAARAVFYWYLLSRNYWLVQYLAISKTILRDPSQYKKSFLYSEQDESDLTYFIMYNLRAIRLSIVEVSNYLARRQKEIRKLTSLIRSIPNLNYRQYSLLQHALKHPDAIYRFKSHMNTHSISYQTARTDILELSELNFLEKILTKNILTFSPPAGLFEKIQQYTGKPTNTIR
- a CDS encoding PQQ-binding-like beta-propeller repeat protein; its protein translation is MKSKVLSNVLVSCLLAFLPILMLHAQLADTPWPMFHHDARHTGLSEYAGPSLPVLDWSYRTGSWVVSSPALGSDGKVYVGSGDDNLYAFNSDGALHWSYLTAGDVLSSPALGSDGRVYVGTAYSGNNLSAFNSNGALNWSYITGGVVYSSPALDSDGKVYVGSGDDNLYAFNSDGALNWSYLTEDAVFSNPALGNDGRVYVGSLDNNFYAFHSNGACNWSYLTSDAMWSSGPALGSDGRVYVGSWDERLYAFNSNGVLKWSYRNNRDDFDVSSSPALGSDGRVYVGSNDYNLYAFSSNGKLSWSYGAGDKVTSSPALGSDGRVYVGSDDKNLYVLNSNGTLSGSYQTANPIQYTSPALGSDGRVYIGSNDYGLYCIKQRPTDTPTPTPTETPTPIPPIVINPGPLTTGQPFTLSITLNANITRPFDFYLLAETPAGVYTIYLNGKIKKGIKPLYKNVPKFDAPYFKTVRPAARIPLSMKGKPITFYTAVIEAGKKPPIKRLSDLTPSTLYVIMMDKKTVTVGQ